The Trichoderma breve strain T069 chromosome 2, whole genome shotgun sequence DNA segment TTCTCTCCCAAAGCTCAGCTCCGCGACTCCAAGGGAGAGAAATGTGGATCCTGGTGCGACTCCGCCTTCAGTCGCCCTCGAGCAGAGCAAACAGAGACACTGCTAACGGGCCTCGTGACCTGCGTGAACCGTGAACCGTGAAGTCGTGAGCCGTGAACTTGGGGGCCAGCTGCCAATCCAATCAACAAACGCCCAGCGTGCGACGGCAACAGGCAAGCAGTCAATGCGTCTTCCGGTATCGTGTCGTGCTGTATCGGAGTCTGCGCCTGAATTTGCGCAAAGATTCTCGTCTTGAGAGTTGGGgtttgaggttgaggctgcGAAGAGGGTCATGCGTTGAGGTTGCGGAAAAGAGGTGGTGGCACTCGAGTGTACATGTGGAAGCAGCACCAGTCAGAAGCGCCCATTCATGCACTGCATTCCTCGACCAGGCACGGCAAAACAAAACTCGagaggctggctggctgcttgCAACAGCGCTAGACCCAGCTCGGACTCTGGCCCAGCAACCAGAGggagcttctttttgcttttttctcttttttaattttttttgCCTGGCTCATCTCTGGCTGTCAAGGTTCATGCGCTAATTAGTCAGGAGATGACGCAAGGCTGTACCAAGCTCGTCCACCGAGATTTAGCCAGTCTACTCCCAGAATCTCAACTTCACAGCATTTTATTGACTTGCTTCACaacttattaaaaaagtttcATATTATGTTGTAGCTTAATCTTGCTATTCCCATTCTCCAATTGACGCCTCCTGTCCTCTTCGAATCTCATCACTATCTATATTTGCAGTCCCCTATGTACCTTTATGCAGCAGAGCAATGTGGCATATCCGTATTCCCCATCCAACCATCCCCTACCCTGTAATCCCTACAATGAGTCCAACAAACACCAACCAAGTTATACTCACAAACCAATTCCCACTTCCTTCAAACCTCTTCCACGCCCTGTTTCGGCTGCAGCATCCtcgcctccttcttccccccAACCAAAAAATGCTTCACCACCCGAATCACCttcctcaacagcagcaccggCAGTATCACCGGCCAAAACACCATGACTGTTAACCACCACAGCATCACCAGAGCCTTGTCTCGCTTCGTCGCCTGGGAATCGAGATACCACTCAGGAACCCATCGTCCAAGCTTTCCTTTCCCGTTGATGCATAGGATGCAAATCACACCGAATAGCAGCCATCCAGCGATCGAAATCGGGATTAGCACTCTCATGATTGCCTTTGGTTCAAACGCTGTTCCTTCGCCGTCCATCATGTGGCCCATAGTGTGAGGACCCGATCTTGCTGTCGAGTTGGGCGTGATGATGGTTTTGTTGAACCGGCACAGGCTTTTGTCCATCTGACCGGCGACGCATGGCGGTATTGCCATCcttctcgagctgctgcgtGCCATGAGCTTCGTGGTTGACGAGACCATCGTGTGAAGGTAACGTGTTGTAAAGTAACTCGAGTAAGATACGGATATGGAAGCTCACTTGACATATACGGGCGATGATATTGAAAtgtttgatgctgtcaaCCTGAGTAAGACTGTCTGATGCAAATAACAAAAAGACTGACTGCCTATACACGCACGCATCTGCCACACAGGTTAATCGCAACCGGAATAAACTTAAGCATCTCTTCTTGGGTAGTCTGCCCTTGCAGTAAAAGAATAAGAGCTCTCCATGGTGCCTGCTCGGCTGTGAACAGTGAGGCAGTTGAACGTGCACATCTCATGGAACCTTAATACAGCTCGCACACCGGCATGTACTCACTACTCAAGTTGACCAAATGGTTACAAGTGTATACATTACTAATTATTCAGTACTAATTATTCAATAAGGTATTGCCTGCGCCTTGCTGCAAGCCCAAGTGGTATCTATACTACCATTTCCCAAGCACCTATACTCCATACATCATTCTACCTGTACGCGCAATCGATCCACCAAAATGATAATATACAGGCCCGCCCCATTTCAGGGCAGactgaaaaaaaaaataagtagCAGAAAGATAGTACATGACCTTGCTGTAAAGTGAAAAGCAGATATCAGCAAAGCAAACACCAAAAATTACCCACCAAGCCTTAGTCCACGTCAGACGAATCGTCGTCCCCGTTCTCAGCTCTCCACGCTTCCATCTCGGCAGCTGGAACGCGGCCCCGGAGCCATCTCATAGTGGCTGCGGTTCCCTTCTCCAGGATATTCCACTTGGGGACCTTGAATCGGTTTCCTGACACCTCGAGCCGCTCGAGCCCGTCTTTTCCGCCCAAGAGGCCGAGCCGAGGATCCAGATGCGCAATCTCATTGCTCGCCACATCAACAACTTTGAGACCCTTGATGGCAGCTGGATCAAGCTCGGTTAGTTGGTTGTTTGATGCAAGCAGTACCTTTAAGCTGGGGAAGCTCTGCTTCAGATCGAGCGGGAGCGCGGTTAGGCGATTGAGCGAAACGTCAATCTTTTCCAGTGCGGGTGCTTTAAGGAATTTTGTCAACGGACCTAGGCTGGTGATAGTATTCGAGCTCAAGTTCAATTCCGTCAGAACTGGCAAGCTCAGCTCTTCTGTTAGGTAGTCCTCTCCTGAGATTTTGTTGTGGCCTAGTGATAGAGACGTGAGGGTTTGCGAGAAGAACTGCAAGGATCCGGGGAACGCGCTTAGGAGATTGTGGTGAAGCTGCGCCTGTCTTATCTGATAGCTCCTCGACAGTTCGGCACACATTTCCGGGCTCAAGGAAGATGATTCGGTGCGTGACCGGTCCAGGAGTCCACCCGGCTTGACCTGCCAAGTTTCTCTTACTACAGTCTGAGCACGGGACCTGGTAGGCGAGTGAGGTGCAGATGTTGGAGGCGTGGCAAAATCGTCGTCGCCCTCTGATCTGCTGTCTGGATCCTCGGGGTGGATAGTCGACATCTTGTCcggctgttgttgtttcttctccatttccgGTGGGCTGATTatggtggtgatgggtgCCTGAACGGCTGGCTCCTCATATGGGGGAGGAGGCTCCAGCCTTGTCGACAGTGCTTCCTTGATCTCATCTGTCGAAGCCGAAGCAAACTTCTTGTCACGCAGCGGGTTACCACTAAGCCGAAGCAGAGTCAGGCTGTCCATTCGAGAAATCTCAGGTGGGACTACCCGAATGTCGTTGCTGGAAAAGTCGGCCTGCCGCACCTTTTCGAGGCTGGTAAAGCTCAAGGGGATGCTGGAGATGTTGTTCGCATCTGCCGCAAGGTTTATAAGACTTGTCCACGAAGCCATATCTGGGAGCTCCTGCAGTCGATTCATTGAGAGGGTGAGAGTGTGGACAAGGGGAAGACTGATTGAAGCATCAGCAGGCACAAGACGCGTCAGTCTGTTCACTGAGATGTCGAGAGATTGAAGCATTGGTAGAGAGCCAATCGATCCATCAATCAGGGTGCCCGAAagcttgttcttcttcaaatcGAGCTCGGCAAGCGGTAGCTTTGAGAGCCCCTCAAAGGGAAGTGATTCAAAGTTGTTCTCGCTCAGGTTGAGAACGCGCAGCCGAGAAAGACCTTCAACGTTGGGCGGTAGGGCAGTGACTTGGTTTCCGTGTATATCAAGTACCTCTAGGACGCTCAGATCCGCGAGGCCCGCGTCCAACGCGCCAACGAGGAGATTGTTTGCCAGTTTGAGATCGCGGATCGCCGTCATCTGAGCGATGATTTCAAGGCATCCATTTTCTAGGCGATTAGACGACTAAAAAGTGTGAATAAATGACCCCGAAAaacatcaacaccacagaGAAACTCACCAGATTGAGAGTGGTCAACTGGGTGAAGCGGCGGAATCCCATGGGGATGGCTAGTAGCCGATTGCCGTGCATGTCGAGCGTCTCGAGTCCTCCGAAAATGTTGCCACGGCCTTCTTCGTCGTTTTCGAGCTCTTCGGGACTGCGGTCAGGGAACATCGTGTCGTCCAGCGTTTCTATCTCGTTATCCGCGCCAACCAGCCTGGTCAACTCAACACTTTCGGCCCAGCTTTCACCGGCTCCGATGGTCTCCAGATCATACATTTTCATGACCTCGCTGGGAATCTCTTTCAGTCCTAACGCGGCGATGTTCAGTTTTCCACTAGTTCTTGCTGCTCCGATGCGTTGTTTCAACACTTTTTCACCAGCATCTTGTCCCTTATTCAAGTTAAATGGGTCATCAAACGCTGCATCGTAATCGAATCCGGTCTTTGCTGGAATTGCTGCAAAATCATCAGTCGTAGATGTTGCACTGGCCGTCTGTGCCGGAGTCTGCTTCATAGCCGCCctcttggcagcttttgcCTTGGCGATCTGATCCCGAAGTGCCGATGAGGACTTTTGAGTTGGTTGTTCCGGTTCGGCATCCTCTTTCACTGCTGCAGCGGCTGGCGCGATAGTGCCGTCCCAGGAGGAGATGGGAGCTCCCGAATTTTCGCCAGCACCTAGGGCTTGCACCGATGGCTTCTTGCCAAGACCGTGAACTGATGCCCTTTGCTTCAAGGTCTTTACTGCCGGCTTCTGGGCCGGCTTCTGAGCGGGCTTAGCTGGTGCTTTGCCCATCGTGTTTGGACTTGGGCTTCTGACATCTGGCATAGAAGCGGATGGCTTTGAGGCCGCCCCGGAAGCACGGCTAGCAGGGCGTAGCCTTTGCGTACTGTTGGAGGCAGCGCCTGGCGTTCTATCGTTATGAACGATTGAATTTCTCTTGAACAGATTGGCCGATGACATCCTGGGATTCGAAAAGGCCGAGTCGTCAGCCGCACTTGAGCCTGGGCGAGACGGATGTCTTGCAGACCCGTCAGAAGTGTAGCTGgagcttggccttgaggctGAGCTTTCGGCTCGTGATATAGGTCGTCCCGAATCAAAGAACGACGAAGACTTTTTGCTCAGAGCAGGAGACGAGGGTAGCTGCGACAGAGTCTCAATGGTGCGCTCGGAAAGCGAAGGTTTCGGTGTGTTGATCTGAGGCATGCTCCTCCCCGGAGAGGAGAGTCCTGGAGAGGAGAGTGGAGATGCGTTATTGTCAAATTGATCTGGCACGCCGGCAGAATCATTCAAGTATGAGATGAGGATATCATTTTTGATTGCCTCTGTAGAGTCTGTCTCCTGGTCAAATGAGCCTCTATCGGATTCTGCTGGTTCTGCCCAAGGCTTGTACTGCGCTGCCGGGGCGTTGGTGACTGTACTCCATCTTCGCTGGGACGACGATACGGCTCGCACGGGCTTCGGTACTGGGGCAGCGGGTTTGGCagcgggagcgggagcgCGGGAAGAACTAGAGCGAAGTTGGTTACTAGACGTAGAGTTGCGCAAGGCCGGCGCACGCCCGCTGTTTGTACCAGCAGAGGGGCGTAGTTGGCCACGGGAAGCAGAACCTCGCAGCTTTGGGTTCTGGATCTCCGTGCCACTTGATGTATCTCCTGCTAGACTGTCTCGGGAGGGCCTTGGGCGAAGCGACGACGTGGAGCTGgaagccggagctggagccggagctggctggatgatgccggaGACGGGACGAGGAAGTCGGGAAGGGCGAGGGATGCCGCTAAGTCGTCTCTGGGAGTTGTCCATCTTCACATGAGTCCCTTGCACTCCGTAGTTGGTAGCTGGATTGGTGATGGCCTGTTGAACTAGGGTGAGTTTCGAGCGTCGATTTGATCGATCGAGCAAGGTGTCGAGAGGAGGGGCACGGCAACTGGGACTCTTTCAAGACGACAACGAGCCAAGGGTGAATGTAACGAATGTAAGTGTCAACAAATGACGGAATGTAGAGCAAAGCGAGTAATGTCTCAAAAAAGGAGCGACTGAAGGACAGCACACAGCGCGtgtgaggagaaggaaaagaaaggaaaaaagacgaaaagcCAGAGTCCCAGCTGCCGGGAACGAGTTGCTAGATTACGTGCATTGTCATTTAGAATTGCGGCAGCTCATCCCAGTCAGGGGAGTGACCAGGAGCTGCCTATCACGTGGGGTTAATTTATCCTAGCGCTAGGAACAGGCTAGAGGCGGGAGAGGAGCAGCACTAAAAGGGCCCTAAGGCGCGTGGCAGTTGCGCTATAACAGCCCTCCATGGGTGCTGGTACATGAGGCTTGGGAGTCACTTTGATGTCTACGAATGTGATATTACTATGGATGTCGTTTCCAACTTCACCTGTGCTTTCTAGGTGATAAGGATGCACAAGATACTCTGGAAATGCAGGTCAGGTTAATTGTCAAACAAATGGGGTGAATGATAGAGGATTCCGTAGGCCATGGTATCTGGCAGTAAGTGAATACTTCATAATGGTTGAGCTTAGCACCACACACTCTCTCTGTCTAATAAATTAGTATGGGGCAAGCGGCCTTTTGGACAGATTTGTTGAAACGATTAATTCAATTCTGCCTGCTTTGCTAATAATGATAAATCAACACATCCAAATACACAATACCATCCAATCGCTTGCCATCTATCGACCCGTATTCCAACTCCGTATTCGTACATATTCCACGACAAGTGCCGAGCACAGCATCACTCTGGCAGCCAGTCGCTGTCCACCTCATAATCTCCGTCAGAATCCACCACATCGGACAGCTCATATGAGCCGTCGCCAGCATCCTGCTCCGAATCCTGGCGCTCGCCCTCGGAAAATGCTTGACTTGTCGATCCGCTTTCCTCGGACCCCTCTGAGTCTTGCGTCAAATCAATGACGTTTGACTGTGGCTGCGGCCGGGCCTCTTTCGCCTTTGGATCTCGGCTCTGTTTTGGGAGCTGTTTGAGCACTGGCATATGCTTGTGTTGTACAGCCTCTGTAAAGGACATGCGTCGCCTCCCGGCTGTTCGGACTGCCAGACTCTTCCGGGGCTCTCTCTTGGTGTTTCTTGGGGCAAAGTTGCCTCCTGATTCCACCGTTGTGGGATCGCCGCCCCATTCTATCAAGAGCTTGGACACCTTGTCTCGAATAGCTCTCCTGGCGGCGTCCCGGTTTTGAGATGCTCGTGCGAGGAGCTTGTCGTAGTCTGTGTGGCAGTGTCGAGCATGCGCCTGAACTGCTAGATATGCCTTCTTGTCCAGATCCAACTTTCCCGTACGGCCGACCCGGCCGCTCCGCTTCCTGAGAGTGCGCTTGAGGATTGTAGTTAAATCTTGCTTTGGAATATTGGGGAAGAGCCTCAGAGTAGCTGCTTCGAATGCATCTTCGGTAGCTGCATCACGCCGTCGGACAGCGCCACGTCTCTTCTCGCGAgttttttcctcctctgaGCGGACTTCCTTCAGAATCCATCTAGGGGCTCTCAATCCTTGTTGTTTGCCGCGCTTCGTCACAACATATAGCGTCTTATCGGCGTCGCGAGTTTTTTTGCGACAGAGCGCTGTCATGAAGGTATTGCCTTTCTTTAGAAATCCGTAGCCCTTGGGCATTGGCGTCTCTGGGGAGACAGTTCGTTCTTCCTTCATCGTCCAACAGAGAGATAAGGTAGAGCTGAGAGTTGATTAAGATGTAGTGAGGAGGGTCACAGGTGAGGGCGGATGGGAAGCTTGAAATAATGCTTCATCTATCACAAAGGGTGGTTTATTGATCATGGCGAACAAAGAATGCGCACATTTGTTGATATTCTTTGACTGTGAATTTTCATCCAGAGGCTTTGATGAAGCATCAATGAAATTTGCAGCTCTTTGACGCACTAACAATCGCGCTGTTGAGAGTGACATGCTAGCGCTGAAACGCGCCGCCTAAGCTCAAGTGCTTTGTCGATTGCGGGCCAGAGGCGGCTTCTTATCCAATCCACAATGATTCACTCATCAGCACATGGCTCATATCAAAGGGTTTGTATTATACACTGAGAATGAGAGTAGAATATGAGTGCCCTGAAATTCATTCATTTCCTATACAGTAGTTATTTCTAAACTCTCAGTCGCGAAGCTACCAGTAAATATGTCTGGATTCGGCTGTGCCTGCGCCTGCTCTATCATGTCGACTGTTATATCATCTTTCTGCTTTGTCCATACCATATCCCAATGACCCTTTAAGACAACTGACGCCTTTTTGTCAAGTTGAGAGGTGATGAAATCCTTGAGAACAATTTCTGCGCTTTGGCTTGCGCCAGGCCCAAGCTGAATGAGTGAATCAGGGCTGGGAGGCCACTCTCTGCGAATCTGAATCTCGGGCAGTTCTAGAGGCTGCAGAGCGCCTTCAGGCGTGATAGTAAGCAGGCCGATGGTTGGTGCAACAGTATCTAGTGGCGAGTTGTATAGGAGAAAAGTGACTGGATACGTATTTCCATTAACGACtgtgctggtgatggtgagggGAGATGTTTTGGTCTGCTCAGTAGTCACACGGAGACCGTCGATTGGGCTGGAGTTGCTGCTGTGGCTCTCcattgaagctgctggccatAGAAAGAATGTAATAAATGTGACAGCCAGGCTCAATCCAAAGACAGCGCGAATACTTGGATAATAGGTGAGGCTCATCGGGAATGAGGCGTCGGGGTATCAAATGAACAGGTTAAGCGAAGGAAGCGGGAAACTGACTGTTGATGAAATTACAAAAATCGCTGGAAACTTGGTAAACGGGGCGAATGAGTGTGCTATGCCTTGAAAGCGGGGTGATTCCTGAGACCGATGACGCTCATCGATGGGACGTCTCAAGTCTGTTGGCAACATGAGCCGTGTCATTGACTACGTGAGACGATTGATCACCGTTGCCTTTCAATTTGTAATCTTTTCGAAATACTAACACCTCCATCTGTACACCCAAATAAAGATGTAACAAGCCGAGCTCAATAACGCCAAACCTAAACTGCGACCGAATGTACCATGAGAGCCAGTATCTCGTCGTATAAAGACCACGAGTAtgatagagagagaagccACTGGGCGAAGCATCTCGCTTCATTACTCTTGACGCCTTTCGGACGGTCGCCTCCGGGTTAGAGTTCTCTGTCCAAGCTGCCACCCCCAGCTTCTACTTTAGGCAACTAGCAGCactacatgtatgcatgGCACTTTTGTGCATTAATTCTAGGAATAGTGTTCCAACACAAAGCTGTGAACAAGGTTCAAGATTTAATGTTTGTCCATAACCTTACGTTATGCTTGTCTTTGGTGCGATTCTTAATCTTTAGCAAGTGGAGTCAAGGCATGGCCAAGATCGATTCCGTAGCGAGCTGCCGAGGCGTTCGGTAAGCTGGCTACATACTTACAACTTGATAGAATGCTCCAAAGACAACTCTGATATATGATAACGCAATTCTTATGATTGTTAGTGAGACACCGAGACTGAAGTAATGAGACTCGCTACAGTCTTTTGGCTAGATGAGCATGAGGCCAAGTCCACAATAGCCTTTCAGAAGACCGTAATGATGATCACTGCCAAGAATCGCAGGTTCTCAGGCGGCAAGatcatctccatgatttGTCTTCTCCTATCGAATATGTGTACTGTATTGTGCCCTACAAATAAAATAGATATCGCAGGGCTTGGCTGCGCCGCATCTCTGATGGGCGAGCTTCCTTGTTGGGCATATCTCCCGGCCAAGACTGTAACAATACGGGATTTGCCATCTACTATCTCCAAAACCCACGGCTCCGGTATTTGGGAGATCCCAAAAAAGGAAGGTCATCAGATTTACCAATTAAGCGTCTGAGCAAGCTTAGAATCCCGGGGGCTAAACACACATGCAATGCTACCCGATCGAGCCGGACTGGCGAGATCGGCTGCGCACGTCGGCGGTTCCCCCATTGTCTGACAGTATGTCGATTATAACGGATACAAATTATATGCAGGTGGAGTGTACGCCAAGAATCCAAACAAAGGATGCTCCAAAATCTCTCACCCTCGGATTTCTCTCGGCAGAAGCCACCGGATCTTCAGCAAAGGCAATACGAGgacatcaatggatggagTTGGCGAGATAGTGCCCTTTCTAGAACAGGACATATATCTTCATCATATGCATATCTAatgtcttctttctccctccaCTAGCCTCGTATAGCACATAACGCAATCGCAAAATTGGATCCCCAATCAACGGAGCAAACATATACCGATGATAAGACACATCAATCCCCAATCCCGTCTTTGGCATAAACGTCGGCAGACCTCACTTAGAcgccaagatgctgccattgcatTTTTGGGGCGGTACGAAATACAACACAACCGTCCACTTTCAGCTAAATATCCTAGAGTTCCAGCACACCGGGGATTTTCGACCTTTTTGGAAGCTGTTCGGGTCTGTTTCACGCTTATCGCTTGGCGTTGAGGGGGACGAACGCCCTATTAGTGGTTGGAACTTGTATTCATGTTGCTTTGAGTCCGCATCTCGGCACCGGGCCGTCGTTTGTAGTAAGTTTGAACACTGAGGCTAAATGACTTTCCACCATCAGGGAACTCGTTAAATGAGAGGAAGCCGCCGATTTCCGCGTATGGGTCTCCCCCAGACAAAACGAAATGTGATGTAGAGACGTGAACAATGAACCCTAGAAGAGCCACGATCTTGTAAGATTGTTATCTAGCAATTGTGTCTTGATACAGATAGATATCGTATCGCCATGAGAATCTTATTGAACCAATCATACTTACTGATGAGTAAATAAAGGGATGATTCCTTGAGAACGCTGCCGATACGATGGATACGGTTGCATTCGGACGCGAATGGCTGACAATCAAGTATGCCTCACCTTGCTATTTCGCCATTCTGCCAACGGATGCCGTACCTAATAAGGCAGCTCGGTTTGGTTTGGGTGTTCAAACAACTCTATCGTCCATGTAAACCCCAGATTACGACATTACAGACGTGGAAGCAGGACCAATCTGGTGTACGAGAATGAGAGGCTGTGTAAGTGAGTTGCCATTGCTTACCATTCACCGGagattgatgatgaggatatgGTCATGGGTGAGAAGAACTTTTGATCGGCTATCCAAACGAGATGGACGTTGCCCgagccatgatgatgctcTTTGAGCCCGGAGTCTTCGTTATCATGTCGACTTTCAAATATAAATAGGTTTACTCATCGCTAGTCTTGGATGTGGCATCTCTCCATTGTCTTCAAGCATCTCATTCAATCCTCTGATCTGTCTGCTCTCAAAATGAAGTTCATCTCTGGTCTCATTGCCCTCGctgccttggcctctgcCGCCCCTGGCAAGGCTCCCACTCCCCTCGACATCAAGCTCGAGGGTGCTGGTAACGCTGAGATCAAGGCTGTCATTACCAACACGGGCAAGAACAACCTAAAGATCTTCAAGACCGGTACCATTTTGGACAACGCCCCCGTTGAGAAGGTCACAATCAGCTCTGGCGGTATGTTCTCACCTATCCACTTATACATTTGCTTACGCCATTACTAACATTATTCGTAGAGCACATCGTTGCTTTCGACGGTGTTCGTCAGCGCATCTCTACTCAGAACTTGGCTGAGGATGCCTTCCAGCACATCGCTGCCGGAGAGTCAATCGAGGTGACCTTTGACATTGCCGAGGCCCACGACCTCTCCATTGGCGGCAAATACGACATCCAGTCTGTTGGTGCTTTCTCCTTTGCCCAAGAGGAGTCCAACGAGCTCGTCGGCTCTGTGCCATTCGAGACCAACAAGATCGAGATTGAAgtcgacggcgaggatgccTCTGCCCGCCGCGTTGCCTTCCACCAGAAGCGCACTCGCGTCCAGAGCGACTGCACCGGCAGCAGGCTCTCTGTTACCCAGACTGCTCTCCGCAACTGTGCCTCGGTTGCCCAGCTCGCTCAGCAGGCCGCTGCCTCTGGCGCTGCCGCCAAGCTCACCGAGTACTTCAAGtcttccaccagcagcgTGCGAAGCACCGTCTCCGGCGTTTTCAGCCGCGTGCTCTCCGAGTGCAGCTCAACCAGCAGCGGTGTCGCCAGCTACTACTGTTCCGATGTCCTCAGCTCGTGCTCCTCCAACGTGTTGGCATACACTCTCCCCAGCTCAAGCCTGATGGTCTACTGCAACCTCTACTTCACGGCTCTCCCCGCGCTGACCCGATCCTGCCATGCTCAGGACCAGGCCACCACTAACATCCACGAGATTACACACTTGAGCCAAGTCAAGGGCACTCAAGACTACGGTGGATATGGATACAACTTTGTCCGCAGTCTGTCTGCTGCGCAGAACCTCAACCACGCCGATACTTATGCGCTCTTTGCCAACGCCATCTATGCTGGCTGCTAAGCGTGACGCTGAGAAAAATGAGAGGATTTGGCTTGTTTTAGGTTGGAAAGTATGATATACACTCGGATACTGCAACTGAATGAACGATATACGAGATGAAATGAGATGAATGACAAAAGGGTTGATGAAAGACTGCGTGTTGGTACATGATACAACTTACATATTTACATAGGTAGTCACCATAGCCCACAATTATGATTGAGAAATACTTATTTCTGCCGGATGACATGGTGACATGTTTCTTTTATCATAATGTAGATTTTCAGTCATTGTCATGAGTCCGTTTACATGCTCGCATTGCATGTGTTAGTCGAGCATGATCCGGTGCAGGTACTTTTTCCGCATAGCTCT contains these protein-coding regions:
- a CDS encoding leucine rich repeat domain-containing protein — its product is MDNSQRRLSGIPRPSRLPPPASSSTSSLRPRPSRDSLAGDTSSGTEIQNPKLRGSASRGQLRPSAGTNSGRAPALRNSTSIPKPVRAVSSSQRRWSTVTNAPAAQYKPWAEPAESDRGSFDQETDSTEAIKNDILISYLNDSAGVPDQFDNNASPLSSPGLSSPGRSMPQINTPKPSLSERTIETLSQLPSSPALSKKSSSFFDSGRPISRAESSASRPSSSYTSDGSARHPSRPGSSAADDSAFSNPRMSSANLFKRNSIVHNDRTPGAASNSTQRLRPASRASGAASKPSASMPDVRSPSPNTMGKAPAKPAQKPAQKPAVKTLKQRASVHGLGKKPSVQALGAGENSGAPISSWDGTIAPAAAAVKEDAEPEQPTQKSSSALRDQIAKAKAAKRAAMKQTPAQTASATSTTDDFAAIPAKTGFDYDAAFDDPFNLNKGQDAGEKVLKQRIGAARTSGKLNIAALGLKEIPSEVMKMYDLETIGAGESWAESVELTRLVGADNEIETLDDTMFPDRSPEELENDEEGRGNIFGGLETLDMHGNRLLAIPMGFRRFTQLTTLNLSSNRLENGCLEIIAQMTAIRDLKLANNLLVGALDAGLADLSVLEVLDIHGNQVTALPPNVEGLSRLRVLNLSENNFESLPFEGLSKLPLAELDLKKNKLSGTLIDGSIGSLPMLQSLDISVNRLTRLVPADASISLPLVHTLTLSMNRLQELPDMASWTSLINLAADANNISSIPLSFTSLEKVRQADFSSNDIRVVPPEISRMDSLTLLRLSGNPLRDKKFASASTDEIKEALSTRLEPPPPYEEPAVQAPITTIISPPEMEKKQQQPDKMSTIHPEDPDSRSEGDDDFATPPTSAPHSPTRSRAQTVVRETWQVKPGGLLDRSRTESSSLSPEMCAELSRSYQIRQAQLHHNLLSAFPGSLQFFSQTLTSLSLGHNKISGEDYLTEELSLPVLTELNLSSNTITSLGPLTKFLKAPALEKIDVSLNRLTALPLDLKQSFPSLKVLLASNNQLTELDPAAIKGLKVVDVASNEIAHLDPRLGLLGGKDGLERLEVSGNRFKVPKWNILEKGTAATMRWLRGRVPAAEMEAWRAENGDDDSSDVD
- a CDS encoding deuterolysin metalloprotease (M35) family domain-containing protein; translated protein: MKFISGLIALAALASAAPGKAPTPLDIKLEGAGNAEIKAVITNTGKNNLKIFKTGTILDNAPVEKVTISSGEHIVAFDGVRQRISTQNLAEDAFQHIAAGESIEVTFDIAEAHDLSIGGKYDIQSVGAFSFAQEESNELVGSVPFETNKIEIEVDGEDASARRVAFHQKRTRVQSDCTGSRLSVTQTALRNCASVAQLAQQAAASGAAAKLTEYFKSSTSSVRSTVSGVFSRVLSECSSTSSGVASYYCSDVLSSCSSNVLAYTLPSSSLMVYCNLYFTALPALTRSCHAQDQATTNIHEITHLSQVKGTQDYGGYGYNFVRSLSAAQNLNHADTYALFANAIYAGC